In Phalacrocorax aristotelis chromosome 6, bGulAri2.1, whole genome shotgun sequence, one DNA window encodes the following:
- the NEXN gene encoding nexilin isoform X10: MESCSAGAAAAAKGRSAAASPPAGTAPSRSGGAASQKLKAILNIPGAEHNTVAMNDIAQKTEILLSSSKPVQKSYVPKLHKGDVKDKFEAMQKAREERNQRRSRDEKQRRKEQYVREREWNRRKQEMKELLGSDEDDDAKSSKIEKGYVPKLIGTVKGKFAEMEKQRQEEERKRMEEERKRRIEQDMIEKRKIQRELAKKAQEIDDFNNTGTESAAEGKSEDNETQEPLSPGKLKVTFEELERQRQANQRRQAEEEARQRLEEEKRAFEEARQQMMNEDGDEESENSVKEFRPGKLRLSFEEIERQRREEEKRKAEEDARRRIEEEKRAFAEARKNMQVLDDESPEMFKTVSQESLVPGKLEINFEELLRQKMEEEKRRTEEERRQKLEMEKQEFQQLRQEMGELEEESETFELSKEYEELIKLKRSGSIQAKNLKSKFEKIGQLSQEEIQKKIEEERAKRRAMDEEIREREAEKFQEDDEVDVRPAKKSEAPFTHKVNMKARFEQMARAREEEEQRRIEEQKLLRMQFEQKEIDAALQKKREEEEEEEGSIINGSTCEDEEDQARSGAPWFKKSLKNTSVVDGEPVRFTVKITGEPKPEVTWWFEGEMLQDSEDYQYIERGETYCLYLPETFPEDEGEYMCKAVNTRGTSASTCILTIETDDY, from the exons ATGGAAAGTTGCAGCGCCGGAGCGGCGGCCGCAGCCAAGGGGCGCTCCGCAgccgccagcccgcccgccGGGACCGCGCCGAGCCGCAGCGGCGGGGCAGCCTCGCAG AAACTGAAAGCAATCTTAAACATACCAGGTGCAGAGCACAATACAGTAGCCATGAATGACATTGCACAGAAGACTGAG ATTCTGCTTTCTTCATCTAAACCCGTCCAAAAATCCTATGTGCCCAAGCTTCACAAGGGTGATGTAAAGGATAAATTTGAAGCTATGCAGAaagcaagggaagaaagaaatcaaaggaGATCTagagatgaaaagcaaagaagaaaagaacaatatgttagagagagagaatggaacaggagaaagcaggag ATGAAAGAACTGCTTGGATCCGATGAAGATGATGACGCAAAATCATCTAAAATAGAAAAAGGTTATGTTCCAAAGCTAATAG GAACAGTTAAAGGCAAGTTTGCAGAAATGGAGAAGCAAAggcaagaagaagaaagaaaaagaatggaagaagaaagaaagcgCAGAATTGAACAAGATATgattgagaaaagaaaaattcaaagagAATTAGCAAAAAAAGCACAGGAG ATTGATGACTTTAACAATACGGGAACTGAATCAGCAGCAGAG GGTAAAAGTGAAGATAATGAAACACAAGAGCCTCTGTCTCCTGGTAAGCTGAAAGTAACATTTGAAGAACTTGAAAGACAAAGACAGGCAAATCAAAGGCGGCAAGCGGAGGAAGAAGCAAGACAGCgtttagaagaggaaaaacgTGCCTTTGAAGAAGCTAGACAGCAAATG ATGAATGAAGATGGCGATGAGGAATCTGAAAATTCTGTTAAAGAATTCCGTCCTGGTAAACTCAGACTCAGTTTTGAGGAGATAGAAagacagaggagagaagaggaaaagaggaaagcagaagaagaTGCAAGACGACGCAtagaagaggagaagagagcaTTTGCTGAAGCAAGGAAGAACATG CAGGTGCTGGATGATGAATCAccagaaatgtttaaaacagtCTCTCAAGAATCTCTCGTACCTGGTAAACTGGAAATTAACTTTGAGGAGTTGCTGAGacaaaaaatggaagaagaaaagagacgCACAGAAGAAGAGCGTAGGCAAAAGttggaaatggaaaagcaagaaTTTCAACAGCTGAGACAAGAAATGGGAGAG CTGGAAGAAGAGTCTGAAACTTTTGAGCTAAGCAAAGAATATGAAGAATTAATAAAGCTAAAAAGAAGTGGTTCTATTCAGGCCAAGAACTTAAAAAGCAAGTTTGAAAAAATAGGACAATTGTctcaagaagaaatacagaagaagaTTGAAGAAGAACGAGCTAAGAGAAGAGCAATGGATGAAGAAATCAGAGaaagggaagctgaaaaatttCAAGAG GATGATGAGGTAGATGTGAGACCAGCCAAGAAGTCTGAGGCTCCATTTACTCACAAAGTAAACATGAAGGCCCGTTTTGAGCAAATGGCAAGAgccagggaagaagaggagcagaggagaattgaagaacagaaattactACGCATGCAGtttgaacaaaaagaaattgatGCGGCGTTACAGAAG aaaagggaagaggaagaagaagaggagggaagCATTATTAATGGTTCTACTTGTGAAGATGAGGAGGATCAAGCTCGATCTGGAGCTCCCTGGTTcaagaagtcactgaaaaacaCATCAGTGGTTGACGGCGAGCCAGTGAGATTTACAGTTAAAATTACCGGAGAACCAAAACCTGAAGTTACATGGTGGTTTGAGGGGGAAATGTTGCAGGACTCTGAGGACTATCAATATATTGAAAGAGGAGAAACCTACTGCCTTTACTTGCCAGAAACCTTCCCAGAAGATGAAGGGGAATATATGTGTAAAGCAGTCAACACCAGAGGCACATCTGCCAGCACCTGTATTCTCACCATTGAAA CTGATGACTACTAA
- the NEXN gene encoding nexilin isoform X4 gives MESCSAGAAAAAKGRSAAASPPAGTAPSRSGGAASQKLKAILNIPGAEHNTVAMNDIAQKTEILLSSSKPVQKSYVPKLHKGDVKDKFEAMQKAREERNQRRSRDEKQRRKEQYVREREWNRRKQEMKELLGSDEDDDAKSSKIEKGYVPKLIGTVKGKFAEMEKQRQEEERKRMEEERKRRIEQDMIEKRKIQRELAKKAQEEGDDSLLVTVVPVKPTKTPGKMKINFENTGKERAEQRERQDEEMKLKYEEQKQFLKETKCLSFVMGKSEDNETQEPLSPGKLKVTFEELERQRQANQRRQAEEEARQRLEEEKRAFEEARQQMMNEDGDEESENSVKEFRPGKLRLSFEEIERQRREEEKRKAEEDARRRIEEEKRAFAEARKNMQVLDDESPEMFKTVSQESLVPGKLEINFEELLRQKMEEEKRRTEEERRQKLEMEKQEFQQLRQEMGELEEESETFELSKEYEELIKLKRSGSIQAKNLKSKFEKIGQLSQEEIQKKIEEERAKRRAMDEEIREREAEKFQEDDEVDVRPAKKSEAPFTHKVNMKARFEQMARAREEEEQRRIEEQKLLRMQFEQKEIDAALQKKREEEEEEEGSIINGSTCEDEEDQARSGAPWFKKSLKNTSVVDGEPVRFTVKITGEPKPEVTWWFEGEMLQDSEDYQYIERGETYCLYLPETFPEDEGEYMCKAVNTRGTSASTCILTIETDDY, from the exons ATGGAAAGTTGCAGCGCCGGAGCGGCGGCCGCAGCCAAGGGGCGCTCCGCAgccgccagcccgcccgccGGGACCGCGCCGAGCCGCAGCGGCGGGGCAGCCTCGCAG AAACTGAAAGCAATCTTAAACATACCAGGTGCAGAGCACAATACAGTAGCCATGAATGACATTGCACAGAAGACTGAG ATTCTGCTTTCTTCATCTAAACCCGTCCAAAAATCCTATGTGCCCAAGCTTCACAAGGGTGATGTAAAGGATAAATTTGAAGCTATGCAGAaagcaagggaagaaagaaatcaaaggaGATCTagagatgaaaagcaaagaagaaaagaacaatatgttagagagagagaatggaacaggagaaagcaggag ATGAAAGAACTGCTTGGATCCGATGAAGATGATGACGCAAAATCATCTAAAATAGAAAAAGGTTATGTTCCAAAGCTAATAG GAACAGTTAAAGGCAAGTTTGCAGAAATGGAGAAGCAAAggcaagaagaagaaagaaaaagaatggaagaagaaagaaagcgCAGAATTGAACAAGATATgattgagaaaagaaaaattcaaagagAATTAGCAAAAAAAGCACAGGAG GAAGGGGATGATTCACTGCTAGTTACAGTAGTGCCTgtaaaacccaccaaaacacctgggaagatgaaaataaactttgagaacacaggaaaggagagagCAGAACAAAGAGAGAGACAGGATGAAGAAATGAAGCTAAAATATGAGGAACAGAAACAATTCCTTAAGGAAACCAAGTGCCTTTCATTTGTCATG GGTAAAAGTGAAGATAATGAAACACAAGAGCCTCTGTCTCCTGGTAAGCTGAAAGTAACATTTGAAGAACTTGAAAGACAAAGACAGGCAAATCAAAGGCGGCAAGCGGAGGAAGAAGCAAGACAGCgtttagaagaggaaaaacgTGCCTTTGAAGAAGCTAGACAGCAAATG ATGAATGAAGATGGCGATGAGGAATCTGAAAATTCTGTTAAAGAATTCCGTCCTGGTAAACTCAGACTCAGTTTTGAGGAGATAGAAagacagaggagagaagaggaaaagaggaaagcagaagaagaTGCAAGACGACGCAtagaagaggagaagagagcaTTTGCTGAAGCAAGGAAGAACATG CAGGTGCTGGATGATGAATCAccagaaatgtttaaaacagtCTCTCAAGAATCTCTCGTACCTGGTAAACTGGAAATTAACTTTGAGGAGTTGCTGAGacaaaaaatggaagaagaaaagagacgCACAGAAGAAGAGCGTAGGCAAAAGttggaaatggaaaagcaagaaTTTCAACAGCTGAGACAAGAAATGGGAGAG CTGGAAGAAGAGTCTGAAACTTTTGAGCTAAGCAAAGAATATGAAGAATTAATAAAGCTAAAAAGAAGTGGTTCTATTCAGGCCAAGAACTTAAAAAGCAAGTTTGAAAAAATAGGACAATTGTctcaagaagaaatacagaagaagaTTGAAGAAGAACGAGCTAAGAGAAGAGCAATGGATGAAGAAATCAGAGaaagggaagctgaaaaatttCAAGAG GATGATGAGGTAGATGTGAGACCAGCCAAGAAGTCTGAGGCTCCATTTACTCACAAAGTAAACATGAAGGCCCGTTTTGAGCAAATGGCAAGAgccagggaagaagaggagcagaggagaattgaagaacagaaattactACGCATGCAGtttgaacaaaaagaaattgatGCGGCGTTACAGAAG aaaagggaagaggaagaagaagaggagggaagCATTATTAATGGTTCTACTTGTGAAGATGAGGAGGATCAAGCTCGATCTGGAGCTCCCTGGTTcaagaagtcactgaaaaacaCATCAGTGGTTGACGGCGAGCCAGTGAGATTTACAGTTAAAATTACCGGAGAACCAAAACCTGAAGTTACATGGTGGTTTGAGGGGGAAATGTTGCAGGACTCTGAGGACTATCAATATATTGAAAGAGGAGAAACCTACTGCCTTTACTTGCCAGAAACCTTCCCAGAAGATGAAGGGGAATATATGTGTAAAGCAGTCAACACCAGAGGCACATCTGCCAGCACCTGTATTCTCACCATTGAAA CTGATGACTACTAA
- the NEXN gene encoding nexilin isoform X12, producing MESCSAGAAAAAKGRSAAASPPAGTAPSRSGGAASQKLKAILNIPGAEHNTVAMNDIAQKTEILLSSSKPVQKSYVPKLHKGDVKDKFEAMQKAREERNQRRSRDEKQRRKEQYVREREWNRRKQEMKELLGSDEDDDAKSSKIEKGYVPKLIGTVKGKFAEMEKQRQEEERKRMEEERKRRIEQDMIEKRKIQRELAKKAQEIDDFNNTGTESAAEGKSEDNETQEPLSPGKLKVTFEELERQRQANQRRQAEEEARQRLEEEKRAFEEARQQMMNEDGDEESENSVKEFRPGKLRLSFEEIERQRREEEKRKAEEDARRRIEEEKRAFAEARKNMVLDDESPEMFKTVSQESLVPGKLEINFEELLRQKMEEEKRRTEEERRQKLEMEKQEFQQLRQEMGELEEESETFELSKEYEELIKLKRSGSIQAKNLKSKFEKIGQLSQEEIQKKIEEERAKRRAMDEEIREREAEKFQEDDEVDVRPAKKSEAPFTHKVNMKARFEQMARAREEEEQRRIEEQKLLRMQFEQKEIDAALQKKREEEEEEEGSIINGSTCEDEEDQARSGAPWFKKSLKNTSVVDGEPVRFTVKITGEPKPEVTWWFEGEMLQDSEDYQYIERGETYCLYLPETFPEDEGEYMCKAVNTRGTSASTCILTIETDDY from the exons ATGGAAAGTTGCAGCGCCGGAGCGGCGGCCGCAGCCAAGGGGCGCTCCGCAgccgccagcccgcccgccGGGACCGCGCCGAGCCGCAGCGGCGGGGCAGCCTCGCAG AAACTGAAAGCAATCTTAAACATACCAGGTGCAGAGCACAATACAGTAGCCATGAATGACATTGCACAGAAGACTGAG ATTCTGCTTTCTTCATCTAAACCCGTCCAAAAATCCTATGTGCCCAAGCTTCACAAGGGTGATGTAAAGGATAAATTTGAAGCTATGCAGAaagcaagggaagaaagaaatcaaaggaGATCTagagatgaaaagcaaagaagaaaagaacaatatgttagagagagagaatggaacaggagaaagcaggag ATGAAAGAACTGCTTGGATCCGATGAAGATGATGACGCAAAATCATCTAAAATAGAAAAAGGTTATGTTCCAAAGCTAATAG GAACAGTTAAAGGCAAGTTTGCAGAAATGGAGAAGCAAAggcaagaagaagaaagaaaaagaatggaagaagaaagaaagcgCAGAATTGAACAAGATATgattgagaaaagaaaaattcaaagagAATTAGCAAAAAAAGCACAGGAG ATTGATGACTTTAACAATACGGGAACTGAATCAGCAGCAGAG GGTAAAAGTGAAGATAATGAAACACAAGAGCCTCTGTCTCCTGGTAAGCTGAAAGTAACATTTGAAGAACTTGAAAGACAAAGACAGGCAAATCAAAGGCGGCAAGCGGAGGAAGAAGCAAGACAGCgtttagaagaggaaaaacgTGCCTTTGAAGAAGCTAGACAGCAAATG ATGAATGAAGATGGCGATGAGGAATCTGAAAATTCTGTTAAAGAATTCCGTCCTGGTAAACTCAGACTCAGTTTTGAGGAGATAGAAagacagaggagagaagaggaaaagaggaaagcagaagaagaTGCAAGACGACGCAtagaagaggagaagagagcaTTTGCTGAAGCAAGGAAGAACATG GTGCTGGATGATGAATCAccagaaatgtttaaaacagtCTCTCAAGAATCTCTCGTACCTGGTAAACTGGAAATTAACTTTGAGGAGTTGCTGAGacaaaaaatggaagaagaaaagagacgCACAGAAGAAGAGCGTAGGCAAAAGttggaaatggaaaagcaagaaTTTCAACAGCTGAGACAAGAAATGGGAGAG CTGGAAGAAGAGTCTGAAACTTTTGAGCTAAGCAAAGAATATGAAGAATTAATAAAGCTAAAAAGAAGTGGTTCTATTCAGGCCAAGAACTTAAAAAGCAAGTTTGAAAAAATAGGACAATTGTctcaagaagaaatacagaagaagaTTGAAGAAGAACGAGCTAAGAGAAGAGCAATGGATGAAGAAATCAGAGaaagggaagctgaaaaatttCAAGAG GATGATGAGGTAGATGTGAGACCAGCCAAGAAGTCTGAGGCTCCATTTACTCACAAAGTAAACATGAAGGCCCGTTTTGAGCAAATGGCAAGAgccagggaagaagaggagcagaggagaattgaagaacagaaattactACGCATGCAGtttgaacaaaaagaaattgatGCGGCGTTACAGAAG aaaagggaagaggaagaagaagaggagggaagCATTATTAATGGTTCTACTTGTGAAGATGAGGAGGATCAAGCTCGATCTGGAGCTCCCTGGTTcaagaagtcactgaaaaacaCATCAGTGGTTGACGGCGAGCCAGTGAGATTTACAGTTAAAATTACCGGAGAACCAAAACCTGAAGTTACATGGTGGTTTGAGGGGGAAATGTTGCAGGACTCTGAGGACTATCAATATATTGAAAGAGGAGAAACCTACTGCCTTTACTTGCCAGAAACCTTCCCAGAAGATGAAGGGGAATATATGTGTAAAGCAGTCAACACCAGAGGCACATCTGCCAGCACCTGTATTCTCACCATTGAAA CTGATGACTACTAA
- the NEXN gene encoding nexilin isoform X1, translating into MESCSAGAAAAAKGRSAAASPPAGTAPSRSGGAASQKLKAILNIPGAEHNTVAMNDIAQKTEILLSSSKPVQKSYVPKLHKGDVKDKFEAMQKAREERNQRRSRDEKQRRKEQYVREREWNRRKQEMKELLGSDEDDDAKSSKIEKGYVPKLIGTVKGKFAEMEKQRQEEERKRMEEERKRRIEQDMIEKRKIQRELAKKAQEIDDFNNTGTESAAEEGDDSLLVTVVPVKPTKTPGKMKINFENTGKERAEQRERQDEEMKLKYEEQKQFLKETKCLSFVMGKSEDNETQEPLSPGKLKVTFEELERQRQANQRRQAEEEARQRLEEEKRAFEEARQQMMNEDGDEESENSVKEFRPGKLRLSFEEIERQRREEEKRKAEEDARRRIEEEKRAFAEARKNMQVLDDESPEMFKTVSQESLVPGKLEINFEELLRQKMEEEKRRTEEERRQKLEMEKQEFQQLRQEMGELEEESETFELSKEYEELIKLKRSGSIQAKNLKSKFEKIGQLSQEEIQKKIEEERAKRRAMDEEIREREAEKFQEDDEVDVRPAKKSEAPFTHKVNMKARFEQMARAREEEEQRRIEEQKLLRMQFEQKEIDAALQKKREEEEEEEGSIINGSTCEDEEDQARSGAPWFKKSLKNTSVVDGEPVRFTVKITGEPKPEVTWWFEGEMLQDSEDYQYIERGETYCLYLPETFPEDEGEYMCKAVNTRGTSASTCILTIETDDY; encoded by the exons ATGGAAAGTTGCAGCGCCGGAGCGGCGGCCGCAGCCAAGGGGCGCTCCGCAgccgccagcccgcccgccGGGACCGCGCCGAGCCGCAGCGGCGGGGCAGCCTCGCAG AAACTGAAAGCAATCTTAAACATACCAGGTGCAGAGCACAATACAGTAGCCATGAATGACATTGCACAGAAGACTGAG ATTCTGCTTTCTTCATCTAAACCCGTCCAAAAATCCTATGTGCCCAAGCTTCACAAGGGTGATGTAAAGGATAAATTTGAAGCTATGCAGAaagcaagggaagaaagaaatcaaaggaGATCTagagatgaaaagcaaagaagaaaagaacaatatgttagagagagagaatggaacaggagaaagcaggag ATGAAAGAACTGCTTGGATCCGATGAAGATGATGACGCAAAATCATCTAAAATAGAAAAAGGTTATGTTCCAAAGCTAATAG GAACAGTTAAAGGCAAGTTTGCAGAAATGGAGAAGCAAAggcaagaagaagaaagaaaaagaatggaagaagaaagaaagcgCAGAATTGAACAAGATATgattgagaaaagaaaaattcaaagagAATTAGCAAAAAAAGCACAGGAG ATTGATGACTTTAACAATACGGGAACTGAATCAGCAGCAGAG GAAGGGGATGATTCACTGCTAGTTACAGTAGTGCCTgtaaaacccaccaaaacacctgggaagatgaaaataaactttgagaacacaggaaaggagagagCAGAACAAAGAGAGAGACAGGATGAAGAAATGAAGCTAAAATATGAGGAACAGAAACAATTCCTTAAGGAAACCAAGTGCCTTTCATTTGTCATG GGTAAAAGTGAAGATAATGAAACACAAGAGCCTCTGTCTCCTGGTAAGCTGAAAGTAACATTTGAAGAACTTGAAAGACAAAGACAGGCAAATCAAAGGCGGCAAGCGGAGGAAGAAGCAAGACAGCgtttagaagaggaaaaacgTGCCTTTGAAGAAGCTAGACAGCAAATG ATGAATGAAGATGGCGATGAGGAATCTGAAAATTCTGTTAAAGAATTCCGTCCTGGTAAACTCAGACTCAGTTTTGAGGAGATAGAAagacagaggagagaagaggaaaagaggaaagcagaagaagaTGCAAGACGACGCAtagaagaggagaagagagcaTTTGCTGAAGCAAGGAAGAACATG CAGGTGCTGGATGATGAATCAccagaaatgtttaaaacagtCTCTCAAGAATCTCTCGTACCTGGTAAACTGGAAATTAACTTTGAGGAGTTGCTGAGacaaaaaatggaagaagaaaagagacgCACAGAAGAAGAGCGTAGGCAAAAGttggaaatggaaaagcaagaaTTTCAACAGCTGAGACAAGAAATGGGAGAG CTGGAAGAAGAGTCTGAAACTTTTGAGCTAAGCAAAGAATATGAAGAATTAATAAAGCTAAAAAGAAGTGGTTCTATTCAGGCCAAGAACTTAAAAAGCAAGTTTGAAAAAATAGGACAATTGTctcaagaagaaatacagaagaagaTTGAAGAAGAACGAGCTAAGAGAAGAGCAATGGATGAAGAAATCAGAGaaagggaagctgaaaaatttCAAGAG GATGATGAGGTAGATGTGAGACCAGCCAAGAAGTCTGAGGCTCCATTTACTCACAAAGTAAACATGAAGGCCCGTTTTGAGCAAATGGCAAGAgccagggaagaagaggagcagaggagaattgaagaacagaaattactACGCATGCAGtttgaacaaaaagaaattgatGCGGCGTTACAGAAG aaaagggaagaggaagaagaagaggagggaagCATTATTAATGGTTCTACTTGTGAAGATGAGGAGGATCAAGCTCGATCTGGAGCTCCCTGGTTcaagaagtcactgaaaaacaCATCAGTGGTTGACGGCGAGCCAGTGAGATTTACAGTTAAAATTACCGGAGAACCAAAACCTGAAGTTACATGGTGGTTTGAGGGGGAAATGTTGCAGGACTCTGAGGACTATCAATATATTGAAAGAGGAGAAACCTACTGCCTTTACTTGCCAGAAACCTTCCCAGAAGATGAAGGGGAATATATGTGTAAAGCAGTCAACACCAGAGGCACATCTGCCAGCACCTGTATTCTCACCATTGAAA CTGATGACTACTAA
- the NEXN gene encoding nexilin isoform X18 encodes MESCSAGAAAAAKGRSAAASPPAGTAPSRSGGAASQKLKAILNIPGAEHNTVAMNDIAQKTEILLSSSKPVQKSYVPKLHKGDVKDKFEAMQKAREERNQRRSRDEKQRRKEQYVREREWNRRKQEMKELLGSDEDDDAKSSKIEKGYVPKLIGTVKGKFAEMEKQRQEEERKRMEEERKRRIEQDMIEKRKIQRELAKKAQEGKSEDNETQEPLSPGKLKVTFEELERQRQANQRRQAEEEARQRLEEEKRAFEEARQQMMNEDGDEESENSVKEFRPGKLRLSFEEIERQRREEEKRKAEEDARRRIEEEKRAFAEARKNMVLDDESPEMFKTVSQESLVPGKLEINFEELLRQKMEEEKRRTEEERRQKLEMEKQEFQQLRQEMGELEEESETFELSKEYEELIKLKRSGSIQAKNLKSKFEKIGQLSQEEIQKKIEEERAKRRAMDEEIREREAEKFQEDDEVDVRPAKKSEAPFTHKVNMKARFEQMARAREEEEQRRIEEQKLLRMQFEQKEIDAALQKKREEEEEEEGSIINGSTCEDEEDQARSGAPWFKKSLKNTSVVDGEPVRFTVKITGEPKPEVTWWFEGEMLQDSEDYQYIERGETYCLYLPETFPEDEGEYMCKAVNTRGTSASTCILTIETDDY; translated from the exons ATGGAAAGTTGCAGCGCCGGAGCGGCGGCCGCAGCCAAGGGGCGCTCCGCAgccgccagcccgcccgccGGGACCGCGCCGAGCCGCAGCGGCGGGGCAGCCTCGCAG AAACTGAAAGCAATCTTAAACATACCAGGTGCAGAGCACAATACAGTAGCCATGAATGACATTGCACAGAAGACTGAG ATTCTGCTTTCTTCATCTAAACCCGTCCAAAAATCCTATGTGCCCAAGCTTCACAAGGGTGATGTAAAGGATAAATTTGAAGCTATGCAGAaagcaagggaagaaagaaatcaaaggaGATCTagagatgaaaagcaaagaagaaaagaacaatatgttagagagagagaatggaacaggagaaagcaggag ATGAAAGAACTGCTTGGATCCGATGAAGATGATGACGCAAAATCATCTAAAATAGAAAAAGGTTATGTTCCAAAGCTAATAG GAACAGTTAAAGGCAAGTTTGCAGAAATGGAGAAGCAAAggcaagaagaagaaagaaaaagaatggaagaagaaagaaagcgCAGAATTGAACAAGATATgattgagaaaagaaaaattcaaagagAATTAGCAAAAAAAGCACAGGAG GGTAAAAGTGAAGATAATGAAACACAAGAGCCTCTGTCTCCTGGTAAGCTGAAAGTAACATTTGAAGAACTTGAAAGACAAAGACAGGCAAATCAAAGGCGGCAAGCGGAGGAAGAAGCAAGACAGCgtttagaagaggaaaaacgTGCCTTTGAAGAAGCTAGACAGCAAATG ATGAATGAAGATGGCGATGAGGAATCTGAAAATTCTGTTAAAGAATTCCGTCCTGGTAAACTCAGACTCAGTTTTGAGGAGATAGAAagacagaggagagaagaggaaaagaggaaagcagaagaagaTGCAAGACGACGCAtagaagaggagaagagagcaTTTGCTGAAGCAAGGAAGAACATG GTGCTGGATGATGAATCAccagaaatgtttaaaacagtCTCTCAAGAATCTCTCGTACCTGGTAAACTGGAAATTAACTTTGAGGAGTTGCTGAGacaaaaaatggaagaagaaaagagacgCACAGAAGAAGAGCGTAGGCAAAAGttggaaatggaaaagcaagaaTTTCAACAGCTGAGACAAGAAATGGGAGAG CTGGAAGAAGAGTCTGAAACTTTTGAGCTAAGCAAAGAATATGAAGAATTAATAAAGCTAAAAAGAAGTGGTTCTATTCAGGCCAAGAACTTAAAAAGCAAGTTTGAAAAAATAGGACAATTGTctcaagaagaaatacagaagaagaTTGAAGAAGAACGAGCTAAGAGAAGAGCAATGGATGAAGAAATCAGAGaaagggaagctgaaaaatttCAAGAG GATGATGAGGTAGATGTGAGACCAGCCAAGAAGTCTGAGGCTCCATTTACTCACAAAGTAAACATGAAGGCCCGTTTTGAGCAAATGGCAAGAgccagggaagaagaggagcagaggagaattgaagaacagaaattactACGCATGCAGtttgaacaaaaagaaattgatGCGGCGTTACAGAAG aaaagggaagaggaagaagaagaggagggaagCATTATTAATGGTTCTACTTGTGAAGATGAGGAGGATCAAGCTCGATCTGGAGCTCCCTGGTTcaagaagtcactgaaaaacaCATCAGTGGTTGACGGCGAGCCAGTGAGATTTACAGTTAAAATTACCGGAGAACCAAAACCTGAAGTTACATGGTGGTTTGAGGGGGAAATGTTGCAGGACTCTGAGGACTATCAATATATTGAAAGAGGAGAAACCTACTGCCTTTACTTGCCAGAAACCTTCCCAGAAGATGAAGGGGAATATATGTGTAAAGCAGTCAACACCAGAGGCACATCTGCCAGCACCTGTATTCTCACCATTGAAA CTGATGACTACTAA